The following coding sequences lie in one Paenibacillus durus ATCC 35681 genomic window:
- the tnpB gene encoding IS200/IS605 family element RNA-guided endonuclease TnpB, translating to MMVHKAHKYRIYPNPEQRQLIHQMFGCCRFVFNHFLIKWNETYAATGKGLSYNTCATQLPALKQQFEWLKSVDSIALQSAVRNVADSFERFFKKQNQAPRFKSRKHPVQSYTTKYTNDNIAINGNRLKLPKLSWLRFANSRACEGRILSATLRRNAAGKYFVSILCEVEMKPLPQTDKEIGIDLGLKELAVCSDGLRVTNPKVFRKYEQKLAFWQRRMARRNKGGSNWQKAKQKVAQIHEKIVGSRHDVLHQLTTKLIRENQTISIENLSVANMLKNHRLAKSIADASWGEFARQLSYKAEWYGRTLKFADTFAPTSQRCHVCGTIHSEVKKLSVRQWECPSCHTLHDRDENAAQNIKSLAVITSGPSFL from the coding sequence ATGATGGTACATAAAGCTCACAAATATCGCATCTATCCCAACCCGGAACAGCGGCAACTCATCCATCAAATGTTTGGCTGTTGCCGTTTTGTCTTCAATCATTTCTTAATCAAATGGAACGAAACCTATGCGGCAACCGGCAAAGGGTTATCCTATAACACCTGTGCCACACAGCTTCCTGCACTCAAACAGCAATTTGAATGGTTAAAATCGGTAGATAGCATTGCTTTGCAATCGGCGGTGCGAAACGTGGCAGACAGCTTTGAACGATTCTTCAAGAAACAAAATCAGGCTCCGCGTTTCAAAAGCCGCAAGCATCCTGTGCAAAGCTACACCACCAAATACACCAATGACAATATTGCTATCAACGGAAACCGACTGAAACTTCCGAAGCTTAGCTGGCTTCGCTTTGCCAACTCCAGAGCGTGTGAAGGCCGCATTCTTTCGGCTACCCTGCGGCGAAATGCGGCAGGCAAGTATTTTGTATCCATCCTCTGCGAAGTGGAAATGAAACCTCTGCCGCAGACCGATAAGGAGATCGGCATTGATCTTGGACTCAAGGAATTAGCGGTCTGCTCTGATGGGTTGCGGGTTACCAATCCCAAAGTGTTTCGCAAATATGAACAAAAACTTGCATTTTGGCAACGCCGCATGGCTCGCCGTAACAAAGGAGGCTCCAATTGGCAAAAAGCCAAACAGAAGGTTGCCCAAATCCATGAGAAGATCGTGGGCAGCCGCCATGATGTTTTGCATCAACTCACCACGAAGCTGATTCGTGAAAACCAAACGATCAGCATCGAAAATCTGAGCGTGGCGAACATGCTCAAAAATCACCGGCTGGCCAAATCCATCGCCGATGCGTCCTGGGGTGAATTTGCCCGTCAGCTTTCGTATAAAGCGGAATGGTATGGACGTACGTTGAAGTTTGCCGACACATTCGCTCCAACGAGCCAAAGGTGTCATGTATGCGGCACTATCCATTCCGAAGTAAAGAAATTGTCTGTGCGGCAATGGGAATGTCCATCGTGCCATACCCTTCATGATCGGGATGAAAATGCCGCACAGAACATCAAGAGCCTTGCTGTTATAACGTCAGGCCCCTCTTTCCTTTAG
- a CDS encoding diguanylate cyclase, with amino-acid sequence MLGLVIALLMLPYIQTADSARLEEAAGAGSLRTNTDLQDDLKIWEDKDGQLTIKDVASPAMDSLFAPYKTSGLSGSIKGSVYWVKLDLFNASSKARELLLELSKPQLSRVTLYQFDDERHFLRQTRTGRSLPFNERTFNHRNFIFNLSFPPESGQRLYFQIQTDTYLQLPMKLWETQSFIEREQRSGLLFGMYYGIMFAMALYNSFLFVSIRDRVYLYYVLFIISFAIMQAVWDGFAYQYLWPGHPAWELKSNPVFIVLTCLFTCAFSRTFLSVPKYSPRVDKLMCAFIAGLVLTLPGMIFMPPGLCTKLAVYLASASILVCLSAIAAVRFRIRSVFFYSASWLVLFAGSTLNILAAYKLLPLNFLSLYSVRFGSVAETILLSVALADRFNLIKQEKLLEEKQGILLKNLHETTKKLTSTYDLDKLLYYTLISLSKVTACENGFILLKNGEGYILNTSVGSGMWEGLHLTELETEPFFSVLIREKRLMLHSDPGVSSSQLSPGAKTCIGIPILYRDRLLGLVVLYSYSLRSFAESERDILRDFAGQVGISIENARLFSEINQMASTDGLTGVYNRSYFLSLANRHLSQCWSMDKPLSLIMVDIDHFKSINDRYGHLAGDKVIQETAKLLAELAQPRGIIGRYGGEEFVILLPGTTAEQAYRLAEIMRKSISASPVQLEQTGSVSYTISLGVSSISPDTSGIEMLIDQADQALYKAKESGRNCVMEFELNTSPLS; translated from the coding sequence GTGTTAGGACTGGTCATCGCTCTACTTATGCTGCCCTACATCCAAACGGCGGATTCGGCCCGTCTGGAGGAGGCCGCCGGAGCCGGCAGCCTCCGTACAAATACGGATCTACAGGACGACTTGAAAATATGGGAGGACAAAGACGGACAGCTCACGATCAAGGATGTTGCAAGTCCGGCAATGGATTCGTTATTCGCGCCGTACAAAACCAGCGGACTCAGCGGCTCAATTAAAGGTTCGGTCTATTGGGTCAAGCTGGATCTGTTCAATGCCTCTTCCAAGGCGAGAGAGCTTCTGCTCGAACTCAGTAAACCTCAGCTCAGCCGGGTAACCTTGTACCAATTCGACGATGAACGCCATTTTTTGCGCCAGACCCGAACGGGAAGAAGTCTGCCCTTCAATGAGCGAACCTTCAACCATCGGAATTTCATTTTCAACCTTTCGTTCCCTCCCGAATCCGGGCAGCGGCTGTATTTTCAGATTCAAACCGACACTTATCTCCAGCTTCCGATGAAGCTGTGGGAGACACAGAGCTTTATCGAAAGGGAGCAGCGCTCGGGCCTTTTGTTCGGCATGTATTACGGGATTATGTTCGCAATGGCGCTTTACAACAGTTTTCTCTTTGTGTCGATCAGGGACAGGGTTTATCTCTATTATGTGCTCTTTATCATTTCCTTTGCGATCATGCAGGCCGTGTGGGACGGATTTGCCTACCAATATTTATGGCCGGGGCATCCCGCTTGGGAGCTGAAATCCAATCCCGTCTTTATTGTGTTGACCTGTCTGTTCACATGCGCGTTCTCACGGACCTTTCTGTCGGTTCCTAAATATTCGCCGCGAGTGGACAAACTGATGTGCGCCTTTATAGCCGGGCTTGTTCTAACGCTGCCTGGTATGATATTTATGCCGCCGGGCTTATGCACCAAATTAGCCGTCTACCTTGCGTCTGCCAGCATTTTGGTCTGCCTGTCGGCGATAGCGGCCGTGCGGTTTCGGATACGGTCCGTCTTTTTCTATAGTGCTTCATGGCTGGTTCTGTTTGCAGGCTCCACACTAAATATCTTGGCCGCTTACAAGCTGCTTCCCTTGAACTTCCTGTCGCTGTACTCTGTACGGTTCGGCTCGGTGGCCGAGACCATTCTTCTATCCGTAGCACTGGCGGACCGGTTTAACCTTATCAAGCAAGAAAAACTGCTGGAAGAGAAGCAGGGAATCCTGCTCAAGAATCTGCATGAAACGACGAAAAAGCTGACTTCGACCTATGATTTAGACAAGCTTCTTTATTACACTCTGATCAGTCTCTCCAAGGTAACGGCCTGCGAGAACGGCTTTATTCTGTTAAAGAACGGGGAGGGGTACATACTGAATACCTCAGTTGGCAGCGGAATGTGGGAAGGGCTGCACTTGACGGAGCTTGAAACGGAACCGTTCTTTAGCGTGTTGATCCGTGAAAAAAGGCTGATGCTCCACTCCGATCCCGGTGTATCCTCCAGCCAACTCAGCCCAGGCGCCAAAACCTGCATCGGAATCCCAATCCTGTACCGCGACCGTTTGCTGGGTCTGGTCGTGCTGTACAGTTATTCCTTAAGGAGCTTTGCTGAGAGCGAAAGAGACATCCTCCGCGATTTTGCCGGGCAGGTCGGCATCTCCATTGAAAATGCCCGCCTGTTCTCGGAGATTAACCAGATGGCCTCAACGGACGGTCTGACGGGAGTGTATAACCGCAGCTATTTTCTGAGTCTGGCCAACAGGCACTTGTCCCAATGCTGGAGCATGGATAAACCCTTATCGCTGATCATGGTCGATATTGACCATTTTAAGAGCATTAATGACCGGTACGGCCATCTTGCCGGCGACAAGGTTATTCAGGAAACGGCGAAACTGCTCGCCGAATTGGCTCAGCCCCGCGGCATTATCGGCCGGTACGGCGGCGAGGAATTCGTGATCCTACTTCCTGGTACCACAGCCGAGCAGGCGTACCGCCTGGCGGAAATTATGCGGAAAAGCATCTCCGCGTCTCCCGTCCAGCTCGAGCAAACGGGCAGCGTCAGCTACACAATCAGTTTGGGCGTCTCATCCATTTCGCCGGACACAAGCGGAATTGAGATGCTTATCGACCAGGCGGACCAAGCGCTGTACAAAGCCAAAGAGAGCGGCCGAAACTGCGTAATGGAATTTGAATTGAACACTTCCCCACTTAGCTAA
- a CDS encoding SWIM zinc finger domain-containing protein, with protein sequence MPSIHALDDAGWARLIQDTAYYFDDLTLKRGFQYYKQQRVSELTAGSPGLVTAFVDGKDRYSVEIILGALSISSCSCPVFGPCKHMAAVLMDYAGAQGRPVQLLANAKSSAQVRAAISSARAVPESGNAAAGRASSLRHDSPASGTLAAENGGPDSGGGSKNNNVTDADDRAEGYPDGGEAGYPEGSVSSGRMDNRTGGANRSSVRPGSKGAKSDALRGTKDALKEQGRLIPVMNVAEWHELFARCVSPLAGETRNPQYADEALTAILRIKPPLSPELDKLFGLHARLFILETLTARVAGKTGMFTPSLGYYTHLAVTELQDDIERFFNTKPSPASEPEQWNRIIDTLGVLRRALLAESKEQTFYYTLYYLLWRKWIIPEMRDTALFAEELRRLEEEEGNRAASPSRQPLLTARAWMHFCLSEDDEALSLLREAAKQPGFHPEWLDIFWEPLAEAGEARRLVSWLTEAGELLQGHRRHSLGSYARHWEEAVRLLPGAEPQMWRVLADMLPLSGGIYEEKLLAHGRWREWMDYQLSSGRDPADFRVRELQPIEKNAPELLLPFYHQAVERHVSEKNRSSYKAAVKLLKRLSKLYKKMKAEDRFEHFLGSFAARHSRLRALQEELRKGKLTP encoded by the coding sequence ATGCCATCGATACATGCGCTTGATGACGCCGGGTGGGCCAGGCTCATCCAAGATACGGCGTATTATTTTGACGACCTGACCCTTAAACGGGGCTTCCAATATTATAAGCAGCAGCGGGTGTCTGAGTTGACGGCTGGTTCACCCGGACTTGTCACGGCTTTCGTAGACGGAAAAGACCGGTACAGCGTCGAAATTATTCTTGGCGCCCTCTCAATCAGCAGCTGCAGTTGTCCCGTCTTCGGTCCATGCAAGCATATGGCGGCCGTCCTGATGGACTACGCCGGAGCGCAGGGACGGCCGGTTCAACTGCTGGCCAATGCCAAGTCTTCCGCCCAGGTCAGGGCGGCAATAAGCTCCGCCCGCGCCGTACCGGAGAGCGGCAATGCCGCCGCTGGGAGAGCAAGCAGCTTACGGCACGACAGCCCGGCTTCCGGTACCCTGGCCGCCGAAAATGGCGGGCCAGACAGCGGTGGCGGTTCAAAAAACAATAACGTGACGGACGCTGACGATAGAGCGGAAGGCTATCCTGATGGAGGTGAAGCAGGGTATCCCGAAGGATCGGTCAGTAGCGGAAGAATGGACAATAGAACGGGCGGCGCTAACAGAAGTAGTGTCAGGCCGGGCAGCAAGGGAGCTAAGAGCGATGCTCTACGCGGCACCAAGGATGCCTTAAAGGAGCAAGGCCGCCTCATTCCGGTCATGAATGTCGCCGAGTGGCATGAACTGTTCGCACGTTGTGTATCCCCTCTTGCCGGAGAGACCCGAAACCCGCAATATGCCGATGAAGCGCTCACGGCAATCCTTCGCATCAAGCCGCCCTTGTCCCCAGAACTCGACAAGCTATTCGGCTTGCACGCCCGTCTCTTTATTCTGGAAACGCTGACTGCCCGCGTGGCCGGAAAGACCGGGATGTTCACGCCTTCGCTCGGATACTACACCCACCTGGCCGTAACGGAGCTTCAGGATGATATTGAGCGCTTCTTCAATACGAAGCCTTCCCCCGCCTCCGAGCCGGAGCAGTGGAACCGCATAATCGACACGCTCGGGGTTCTCCGGCGGGCGCTGCTGGCGGAATCAAAGGAGCAGACCTTCTATTATACTCTTTATTATTTGCTGTGGAGAAAATGGATTATTCCCGAAATGCGCGATACTGCGCTTTTCGCAGAAGAACTTCGGAGGCTGGAAGAGGAGGAAGGCAACCGGGCGGCTTCCCCGTCCCGGCAGCCCCTGCTGACCGCCCGGGCCTGGATGCATTTCTGCCTGTCCGAAGACGACGAGGCCTTAAGCCTGCTACGGGAAGCGGCTAAGCAGCCGGGATTCCATCCGGAATGGCTGGATATTTTTTGGGAGCCGCTGGCGGAAGCCGGGGAAGCGCGGAGGCTGGTGAGCTGGCTTACGGAGGCTGGCGAACTGCTGCAAGGGCATCGCCGTCACAGTCTTGGCAGCTACGCGCGGCACTGGGAGGAGGCTGTCCGGCTTCTGCCGGGCGCCGAGCCGCAAATGTGGCGTGTTCTGGCAGACATGCTTCCTTTAAGCGGCGGCATTTACGAAGAGAAGCTGCTGGCTCACGGTCGCTGGCGCGAGTGGATGGATTACCAGCTCAGCTCAGGCAGGGACCCTGCGGATTTCCGGGTGCGGGAGCTTCAGCCGATAGAGAAAAATGCGCCGGAGCTGCTGCTGCCCTTCTACCATCAGGCGGTCGAGCGGCATGTCTCAGAGAAGAACAGAAGCAGCTACAAAGCGGCGGTAAAGCTGCTGAAGCGGCTAAGCAAGCTGTATAAGAAAATGAAAGCGGAGGATCGCTTTGAGCATTTTCTCGGCTCTTTTGCCGCCCGCCACAGCCGCCTTAGAGCGCTTCAGGAAGAGCTTCGGAAAGGAAAGCTGACACCATGA